From Flavipsychrobacter sp., a single genomic window includes:
- a CDS encoding dipeptide epimerase yields the protein MLQLRHYSYDLAFKHPFTTYKGTKTHQPILVVTLSLRNLTGYGEAPAISYYNVSIDQMVELLQAKKHVIERYALTDPLRYWHFLHHLLPGHNFLIAALDIAGWDLFSKMRRQPLYKMLGQEWKDVPMTDYTIGMGTAEEMIEKIKEQPWPIYKIKLGNVNDIDLLEKIKANTNATIRVDANEGWSFEDARQILPELQKLNVSMVEQPLNRTEHDAMKELKSLSTIPLFADESCQTEEDVIKCAESFHGINIKLTKCGGITPATRMIKTAKEKGIKVMMGSMCESTLGSAAIAHMMPMLDEVDADGPLLLKEDFADGLEYDNGKITVSEGAGLGILFKGQKFER from the coding sequence ATGCTGCAATTAAGACACTATTCCTACGATTTGGCCTTTAAACATCCGTTTACTACCTACAAAGGAACAAAAACACACCAACCTATACTAGTAGTAACCTTAAGTCTACGCAACCTTACAGGCTACGGCGAAGCTCCCGCTATTAGTTATTATAATGTTTCTATTGACCAAATGGTAGAACTGTTGCAGGCTAAAAAACATGTGATAGAACGATATGCGTTGACTGACCCGCTTAGATATTGGCATTTTTTACATCATTTGCTACCAGGGCACAACTTTCTTATTGCAGCACTAGACATTGCCGGCTGGGATCTATTTTCTAAAATGCGTCGCCAACCCCTCTATAAAATGCTGGGGCAGGAGTGGAAAGATGTGCCAATGACCGACTATACTATAGGCATGGGTACAGCAGAAGAGATGATTGAAAAGATAAAGGAGCAGCCTTGGCCTATATATAAAATTAAGCTCGGTAATGTGAATGATATAGACCTGTTAGAAAAAATAAAAGCCAATACGAATGCTACAATACGTGTAGATGCCAACGAAGGCTGGAGCTTTGAAGATGCCAGACAGATATTGCCCGAATTGCAGAAGCTAAACGTTAGCATGGTAGAGCAGCCGCTAAACAGAACCGAGCATGATGCCATGAAAGAATTAAAGTCCTTATCCACTATACCGTTATTTGCTGATGAGAGCTGCCAAACTGAAGAAGATGTTATTAAATGTGCCGAATCCTTTCATGGTATCAATATTAAACTGACCAAATGTGGTGGTATTACTCCCGCTACAAGAATGATAAAAACTGCTAAAGAAAAAGGCATAAAAGTAATGATGGGATCGATGTGTGAAAGCACGCTTGGGTCTGCTGCAATTGCGCATATGATGCCTATGCTGGACGAGGTAGATGCTGATGGCCCATTGCTGTTGAAAGAGGATTTTGCTGATGGTTTGGAATATGATAACGGTAAAATAACAGTAAGTGAAGGCGCAGGGTTAGGTATATTATTCAAAGGGCAGAAATTTGAACGATAA